Proteins co-encoded in one Lynx canadensis isolate LIC74 chromosome C1, mLynCan4.pri.v2, whole genome shotgun sequence genomic window:
- the NPPB gene encoding natriuretic peptides B, with protein sequence MDPKTALLRALLLLLFLHLSPLGGRSHPLGGPGPASEVSAIQELLDGLRDTVSELQEAQMALGPLQQGHSPAESWEAQEEPPARVLAPRDNVLRALRRLGSSKMMRDSRCFGRRLDRIGSLSGLGCNVLRRH encoded by the exons ATGGACCCCAAGACGGCGCTGCTCCGggccctcctgctcctcctgttCTTGCACCTGTCGCCACTAGGAGGTCGCTCCCACCCGCTgggcggccccggccccgcctcgGAAGTGTCCGCAATACAG GAGCTGCTGGACGGTCTGCGGGACACAGTTTCAGAGCTGCAGGAAGCCCAGATGGCCCTGGGACCCCTCCAGCAGGGCCACAGCCCCGCAGAATCCTGGGAGGCCCAGGAGGAACCCCCTGCGCGGGTCCTTGCGCCCCGTGACAATGTCCTCCGGGCCCTGAGACGACTAGGCAGTTCCAAGATGATGCGTGATTCAAGGTGCTTTGGCCGGAGGCTGGACCGGATTGGCTCCCTCAGTGGCCTGGGCTGCAATG TGCTGAGAAGGCATTAA